Proteins found in one Methanospirillum hungatei JF-1 genomic segment:
- a CDS encoding TATA-box-binding protein has translation MSATPDTSLRIENIVASAKISESLDLPQIASSIKDAEYNKKRFPGVVIRMQNPKIAALVFGSGKVVLTGAKSVESLNKGLEILGDLLRSLNIEIASELTYKIQNIVTSADLGSGINLNKIAVGFNLERIEYEPEQFPGLVYRLEDPKVVVLLFGSGKLIITGGKEPEDAKKAVLKIVDDLKGLGLL, from the coding sequence ATGTCTGCAACTCCAGATACTTCGCTCCGGATAGAAAATATCGTGGCTTCAGCGAAGATATCAGAATCCCTGGACCTCCCCCAGATTGCATCTAGCATAAAGGATGCGGAATATAACAAAAAGCGGTTCCCGGGTGTTGTTATCCGGATGCAGAACCCAAAGATAGCGGCATTGGTATTTGGATCCGGAAAAGTGGTACTGACCGGAGCAAAAAGTGTTGAGAGTCTGAATAAGGGACTTGAGATACTGGGCGATCTGCTGCGTTCCCTGAACATCGAGATAGCAAGCGAACTGACATATAAAATCCAGAACATTGTCACGTCCGCTGACCTTGGATCCGGTATTAACCTAAACAAGATTGCCGTCGGATTCAACCTTGAGCGGATTGAGTATGAACCTGAACAGTTCCCGGGTCTGGTATACCGGCTTGAGGATCCAAAAGTAGTAGTCCTGCTCTTTGGATCAGGAAAACTCATCATCACCGGCGGCAAGGAACCTGAGGATGCGAAGAAGGCTGTGCTGAAGATCGTTGATGATTTGAAAGGGCTCGGGCTTTTATAA
- a CDS encoding ATP-grasp domain-containing protein, with amino-acid sequence MNILLAEYTVSHDPTLAPEGRAMLDVLTRSFTKIGYTVHSPEPGRDFSEEIARLGAQCDEGLVIAPDHLLARFTKNLEDVTRNIGCNSFSIAVCANKKRTGQILQSHGIDVPKEVTSGKRIVKEVSGCGAVGVRLTDGPAGEGEFGQEYIEGEHYSMSLVGGRVVGEVCLYYTGKGPLLLALNRQDIRFNKDGTVAYHGGETPVDHPKKEEMYALASKAVEVLGCQGYVGIDMVVNPDRIVIVDVNPRPTTSIIGIDACMEEEIAQVILDASYGRSPESVHLIGHAYFSSEGQVTYDRS; translated from the coding sequence ATGAATATTCTGCTTGCTGAATATACCGTCAGTCATGATCCGACGTTAGCCCCTGAAGGTCGCGCCATGCTTGATGTACTGACACGCAGTTTCACAAAGATTGGATATACGGTTCACAGTCCTGAACCGGGCAGGGATTTTTCTGAAGAGATAGCCCGTCTTGGTGCACAATGCGATGAGGGGCTGGTCATCGCTCCTGATCACCTGCTGGCCAGGTTTACCAAAAATCTTGAGGATGTTACCAGAAATATCGGATGCAACTCATTTTCGATTGCAGTCTGCGCGAATAAAAAAAGAACCGGACAGATTTTACAATCACATGGCATTGATGTTCCAAAAGAGGTCACATCAGGAAAACGCATCGTCAAAGAGGTATCCGGATGTGGAGCGGTCGGTGTAAGGCTGACCGATGGGCCGGCAGGGGAAGGAGAGTTTGGCCAGGAGTATATCGAGGGTGAACACTATTCCATGAGCCTTGTTGGTGGCCGGGTCGTCGGTGAGGTGTGCCTTTATTATACTGGAAAAGGTCCCCTGCTCCTTGCATTAAACCGTCAGGATATCAGGTTTAACAAAGATGGGACGGTCGCCTACCATGGAGGAGAAACACCAGTCGATCATCCAAAGAAAGAGGAGATGTATGCTCTTGCGTCAAAGGCGGTTGAAGTGCTGGGTTGTCAGGGGTATGTCGGGATAGATATGGTTGTCAACCCTGACCGGATTGTCATTGTTGATGTAAATCCACGGCCGACTACGAGCATTATTGGTATTGACGCATGCATGGAGGAAGAGATTGCACAGGTGATCCTGGATGCATCATATGGACGTTCTCCTGAATCAGTTCACCTAATTGGCCATGCATACTTCTCTTCAGAGGGTCAGGTTACCTATGATCGGAGTTGA
- the surE gene encoding 5'/3'-nucleotidase SurE yields MISGSPPDSTPSHHHFSLKRPCILLTNDDGVNSEGLWAAYDALFEWADVVVCAPATQQSAVGRSLSIFEPLRVNTVSRGDITAYAVGGKPTDSVILALFALGVKPDLVVSGINIGENLSYEAITTSGTVGAALEAANHGYPAVAFSLQIEDQKEKFDDARHLADRFSESKGVVRDVIRRILEKGFPSFTHVMNVNIPSIITGGYEITHLAEHLFITGVEKRLDPRGKPYYWINGPLVTDAPEGTDVHAIHKGNISITPITLDCTAYAGTDDLRRLFSLE; encoded by the coding sequence ATGATTTCAGGATCTCCTCCTGACAGTACACCATCACATCACCATTTTTCCCTAAAACGACCCTGTATTCTCCTGACCAATGATGATGGGGTTAATTCGGAGGGATTATGGGCTGCCTATGATGCCCTGTTTGAATGGGCTGATGTTGTGGTGTGTGCTCCTGCAACCCAGCAGAGTGCTGTCGGACGGTCACTCTCCATATTTGAACCACTCAGAGTGAACACGGTGAGCCGGGGTGATATTACCGCCTATGCAGTCGGGGGAAAACCAACCGATTCGGTCATACTTGCGCTTTTTGCATTGGGAGTAAAGCCAGATCTTGTTGTATCAGGGATAAATATTGGTGAAAACTTGTCATATGAGGCCATTACCACATCCGGTACCGTGGGTGCTGCCCTGGAGGCGGCAAATCATGGATATCCTGCCGTGGCATTCTCCCTCCAGATTGAAGATCAGAAAGAGAAATTTGATGATGCACGACACCTCGCAGATCGGTTTTCAGAGTCCAAAGGGGTGGTGCGTGACGTCATCAGAAGGATTCTTGAGAAAGGATTTCCTTCCTTTACTCATGTCATGAATGTAAATATCCCCTCCATCATAACCGGCGGATATGAGATTACCCATCTTGCCGAACATTTGTTTATTACCGGGGTGGAAAAGAGGCTTGATCCCAGGGGAAAACCCTATTACTGGATCAACGGTCCATTGGTTACCGATGCTCCGGAAGGGACTGATGTGCATGCCATCCACAAAGGGAACATCTCTATCACCCCTATCACCCTTGACTGCACCGCTTATGCAGGGACCGATGACTTAAGAAGACTGTTTTCATTAGAATAG
- the acs gene encoding acetate--CoA ligase, with amino-acid sequence MHKPEQKVYYPDPCYRDSALIHDYNELYYEFEKDPDAFWRRIASDLLWFKQWNNVKVWNHPYASWFTGAELNITYNCLERHVNNDRRNKVAIFWAGENGRERIFTYYQLYKDVMRMGNALKSLGVQKGDRVCIYLPGIPELVVSMLACARIGAVHTVVFAGYGAKALNERITGAGAKIVITADASVRRGGSIPLKPIVEEALINAPTVERVIILRTQEPKVGLLDEFELDYEELIAQADRYCEPVHVNSEDPLFILYTSGTTGAPKGIVHAAGGYMVGAYYTTKYVLTLRENDVYWCTADPGWITGHTYGIYGPLLVGGTIFLSEYTPDYPDAGIWWKLIEDYGVTIFYTAPTAIRMFMRMGEEWPDKYDLSSLRLLGSVGEPLNPEAFEWFYKHIGKNKCPILDTWWQTETGMHMVTTMVGLPMKPGFAGKPIPGVIATVVNEEGDPIPPGTTGYLAIKEPWPSMMKAVYQNDERYRQYWSFGKYGYYSSNDLAVMDEDGYIMLLGRSDDIIIVAGHNVGTAEIESALVSHSAVAEAAAIGKPDPLKGNIIKAFVILRNGVEPSQKLIHDLKYHVRIMLGPISVPAELDFVDSLPKTRSGKIMRRVLKAKEMGMDPGDISTLDE; translated from the coding sequence TTGCACAAGCCTGAACAAAAAGTATACTATCCTGACCCGTGTTACCGGGATTCAGCGCTCATTCACGATTATAATGAGTTATATTATGAATTTGAAAAAGACCCGGACGCATTCTGGCGCAGGATTGCATCAGATCTCCTCTGGTTCAAACAATGGAATAACGTCAAGGTATGGAACCATCCCTACGCGAGTTGGTTTACCGGCGCTGAATTAAATATCACCTATAACTGCCTGGAGCGGCATGTCAATAATGACCGGAGAAACAAGGTCGCCATATTCTGGGCAGGTGAAAATGGCCGGGAACGGATATTCACCTATTATCAGCTCTATAAAGATGTCATGCGGATGGGCAATGCCCTCAAGTCCCTTGGGGTTCAGAAAGGGGATCGGGTCTGTATCTATCTTCCTGGTATTCCTGAACTAGTAGTTTCTATGCTTGCCTGCGCCCGTATTGGAGCAGTCCATACCGTAGTCTTTGCCGGGTATGGAGCAAAAGCCTTAAATGAGCGTATCACCGGTGCAGGAGCAAAAATCGTCATTACTGCAGACGCGTCAGTGAGGCGTGGAGGCAGCATACCCTTAAAGCCAATCGTCGAAGAGGCTCTGATCAATGCTCCGACTGTTGAGCGGGTCATCATCCTGAGAACCCAGGAACCAAAGGTAGGCCTTCTTGATGAGTTTGAACTGGATTATGAAGAACTCATTGCGCAGGCAGATCGGTATTGTGAGCCAGTCCATGTAAACTCTGAAGACCCTCTCTTTATTCTCTATACATCAGGAACTACCGGAGCCCCGAAAGGTATTGTGCATGCAGCCGGCGGATACATGGTCGGTGCCTACTACACAACAAAATATGTTCTGACACTTCGCGAGAATGACGTGTACTGGTGCACGGCAGATCCCGGCTGGATCACCGGACATACCTATGGTATCTATGGCCCGCTCCTGGTCGGCGGGACGATTTTCCTCTCTGAGTACACTCCTGATTACCCTGATGCCGGGATCTGGTGGAAACTTATCGAGGATTACGGCGTTACCATCTTTTACACAGCACCGACGGCGATCCGGATGTTCATGCGGATGGGAGAAGAATGGCCGGATAAATATGACCTCTCTTCCCTCCGGCTTTTGGGCTCAGTTGGTGAACCGCTCAATCCTGAAGCATTTGAATGGTTTTACAAACATATCGGAAAGAACAAGTGCCCCATTCTTGACACTTGGTGGCAGACCGAGACCGGTATGCATATGGTAACAACCATGGTCGGCCTCCCGATGAAACCAGGATTTGCAGGAAAGCCAATACCTGGTGTAATTGCTACCGTCGTCAATGAAGAAGGAGATCCTATTCCACCAGGAACTACCGGATATCTTGCTATCAAGGAACCCTGGCCTTCCATGATGAAGGCAGTATACCAAAATGATGAGCGATACCGCCAGTACTGGAGCTTTGGAAAATACGGATATTACAGCAGTAATGATCTGGCGGTCATGGACGAAGATGGCTACATCATGCTCCTTGGCAGATCAGATGACATCATCATTGTCGCAGGTCACAATGTCGGAACTGCCGAGATTGAAAGTGCGCTGGTTTCACATAGTGCTGTTGCAGAAGCGGCTGCAATTGGGAAACCGGATCCACTGAAAGGAAATATTATCAAGGCGTTTGTTATCCTGCGCAACGGAGTGGAACCATCCCAGAAACTTATCCACGACCTGAAATACCATGTCCGTATCATGCTTGGACCAATATCAGTTCCTGCAGAGCTTGATTTTGTTGATAGTCTGCCCAAAACCCGCAGTGGAAAGATCATGCGGCGGGTATTAAAAGCAAAAGAAATGGGTATGGATCCTGGTGATATATCTACCCTGGATGAATAA
- the rpiA gene encoding ribose-5-phosphate isomerase RpiA, which produces MNTSGLSPQEQAKKRAGYKAADYITNGMTVGLGTGSTVAFTMARLKERMTEEGLLIVGIPTSIQTTMRAGALGIPLIGLEQAEKIDITVDGADQIDPEMRLIKGRGAAHVRERIVADASTRLIIVADPSKICSHLTGPIPIEIIPFSFSHVIRRLNEMGGMVTVREGVKKDGPVISDNGNIILDYTPVSIPDPSALETAINMIPGVVSCGIFAEFTSKTTVIIGEESGPRIIGLP; this is translated from the coding sequence ATGAATACGAGCGGATTATCCCCCCAGGAACAGGCAAAAAAACGGGCAGGCTACAAGGCTGCTGATTATATTACTAATGGCATGACGGTCGGTCTTGGGACCGGATCAACCGTTGCCTTTACGATGGCACGACTAAAAGAGCGAATGACTGAAGAGGGTCTGTTGATTGTCGGGATCCCCACATCTATCCAGACAACCATGCGGGCAGGAGCTCTCGGAATCCCACTCATCGGTCTTGAACAGGCAGAGAAGATTGATATCACGGTTGACGGGGCAGATCAGATAGATCCTGAAATGAGGCTTATCAAGGGCCGGGGAGCTGCTCATGTCAGAGAACGGATAGTAGCCGATGCCTCAACCCGGCTCATCATCGTCGCTGACCCGTCAAAGATATGCTCGCATCTGACCGGACCAATACCGATTGAAATAATCCCGTTTTCATTCAGCCATGTCATTCGCCGGCTCAATGAAATGGGTGGAATGGTGACTGTCAGGGAAGGGGTAAAAAAGGACGGGCCAGTTATATCTGATAACGGTAATATCATCCTTGATTATACGCCGGTCAGCATCCCGGACCCGTCGGCTCTCGAGACTGCCATCAATATGATTCCTGGTGTAGTAAGTTGTGGCATTTTTGCTGAATTCACTTCAAAGACGACGGTCATCATCGGGGAAGAGAGCGGTCCCCGTATAATCGGATTACCATAA